One window of Rasiella rasia genomic DNA carries:
- a CDS encoding DUF6090 family protein, which translates to MVIGILIALQINNWNEIQKGEMKATTILKEIRSDMYKDLELIEELKPYWGREIMYFKKVLPSFNPRKEITSFEGFDTISKISYSELFGYDMPFRSSTSAYDAMIADGNSDLIINDTLYSNIQRFYTFNAPTNENLFEILRQESSDLNYKYAHIIAYKPFKNISDLTDEYLIADLNIYFQSKNFYYWRTFVINQESLKDIIFQIDKELEQ; encoded by the coding sequence GTGGTAATTGGAATTTTGATTGCATTGCAGATTAATAATTGGAATGAAATTCAAAAGGGCGAAATGAAAGCTACCACAATTTTGAAAGAGATTCGTTCAGATATGTATAAAGATTTAGAGTTAATCGAAGAATTAAAACCTTATTGGGGAAGAGAGATTATGTACTTTAAGAAGGTTTTGCCTTCGTTTAATCCTCGAAAAGAAATAACTTCCTTTGAAGGCTTTGATACTATTAGCAAAATATCTTATTCGGAGTTATTTGGATATGATATGCCCTTTCGGTCAAGCACAAGTGCCTACGATGCAATGATTGCTGATGGCAATTCTGACCTTATAATAAATGACACTTTATATTCAAATATTCAAAGGTTTTATACTTTTAATGCGCCTACCAATGAAAATCTATTTGAAATCTTAAGGCAGGAATCATCTGATTTAAATTATAAATATGCTCATATAATAGCTTATAAGCCATTTAAAAACATTAGTGATTTAACGGATGAGTATTTAATTGCTGATCTTAATATTTATTTTCAATCCAAGAATTTTTATTATTGGAGAACATTTGTAATAAACCAGGAAAGCCTTAAGGATATTATTTTTCAAATTGACAAAGAATTAGAACAATAG
- a CDS encoding AraC family transcriptional regulator, whose protein sequence is MNESIQENSFREYVFRINRVIDYIRLNVDREIKLNELAEVSNFSKFHFHRIFKAITGVTPNDFITKTKLSKAEYKLLNNSESTISNIAYSVGFTNVSSFSKSFKKNYKISPSQWKEINSKNRQPDSKIGQPLKNNDIEIAPILLIQKFTNMELKNNINIEIKNIDDIPVIYLRNHSIHVHDSENFGKMFDSLLTWANARDLLNFPITKALTVYRSMPDSDGMLQADTCLSVSKEIEGEGEIGKTVIKGGKYVVLHKEGTLDECFSAWDYLYNEWFPNSGYQPDDRAVYLSHLNDAKTHPQGLHIFDMCISVKPI, encoded by the coding sequence ATGAATGAATCTATCCAAGAAAACTCATTTAGGGAATATGTTTTTAGAATAAATAGAGTAATTGATTATATAAGATTAAATGTAGACCGGGAGATTAAATTAAACGAGTTGGCCGAGGTTTCAAATTTTTCAAAATTTCACTTTCACAGAATATTTAAAGCAATTACAGGAGTAACTCCCAATGACTTTATCACAAAAACCAAATTAAGTAAAGCTGAATATAAATTACTTAACAATTCAGAAAGTACTATATCGAATATTGCTTATTCTGTTGGATTTACTAATGTTTCTTCATTTTCTAAGTCCTTTAAAAAAAACTATAAAATTAGTCCTTCACAATGGAAAGAGATAAATAGCAAGAATAGACAACCAGATAGCAAGATTGGACAACCACTAAAAAATAATGATATCGAAATTGCACCCATATTATTAATTCAAAAATTTACAAATATGGAGCTTAAGAACAACATCAACATTGAAATTAAAAATATAGATGATATACCTGTCATCTATCTTAGAAACCATTCAATTCATGTACATGATTCTGAAAATTTTGGAAAAATGTTCGACTCATTATTAACTTGGGCGAATGCTAGGGATCTTTTGAACTTCCCAATAACAAAAGCTTTGACGGTTTATAGAAGTATGCCAGATTCTGACGGAATGCTTCAAGCTGATACTTGTTTATCGGTTTCAAAAGAAATTGAGGGTGAAGGAGAAATTGGAAAGACAGTTATTAAAGGAGGTAAATATGTTGTTCTTCATAAAGAAGGCACGCTAGATGAATGCTTTTCAGCGTGGGACTATCTCTATAACGAATGGTTTCCAAATAGTGGTTATCAACCAGACGATAGAGCGGTATATTTAAGTCACTTAAATGATGCAAAAACACACCCACAAGGTTTACATATTTTTGATATGTGTATTTCAGTTAAACCCATATAA
- a CDS encoding DUF6090 family protein, with protein sequence MIKFFRKIRQKLLTENKFSKYLLYAIGEIILVVIGILIALSINNWNENRKSKNLAQENYLNLLTSLEQDSITVNLTIKRNTIGLDALRKIIPLEKNVELLELPEDKLNEYLMSFGNAGRSFIPKSGVYNLLTSNNGFDLIKSDKIKSLLINLYDYQYKAYEDLDSQIDNKYHNQLGSILKEKIGIVVEYTPELPITQSTTPELFEKHYFELASESRDIFGMLSFNKNNLIQIEQSINELISLIRDEIKK encoded by the coding sequence GTGATAAAATTCTTTCGGAAAATTCGCCAAAAACTGCTGACCGAAAACAAATTCAGCAAATATCTTCTTTATGCAATCGGCGAAATAATTCTTGTCGTTATTGGAATTTTAATTGCCTTATCGATTAATAATTGGAATGAGAATAGAAAATCCAAAAATTTAGCACAAGAAAATTATCTGAATTTACTAACATCGCTGGAACAGGACTCTATTACAGTTAATCTAACTATTAAAAGGAATACGATAGGATTAGATGCACTACGCAAGATTATTCCCTTAGAAAAGAACGTTGAGCTTTTAGAACTCCCCGAAGATAAACTTAATGAATACTTGATGTCATTTGGTAATGCTGGCCGAAGCTTTATTCCAAAATCAGGAGTTTATAACTTACTTACCTCAAACAATGGTTTTGATTTAATAAAATCTGATAAAATAAAGTCGTTGCTTATTAATCTTTACGATTATCAATATAAAGCTTATGAAGATTTAGATTCCCAAATTGACAACAAATATCATAACCAATTGGGTTCTATATTAAAAGAGAAGATTGGAATAGTTGTGGAATATACACCAGAACTACCTATTACCCAAAGTACAACACCAGAGCTATTTGAAAAACACTACTTTGAACTAGCATCTGAGTCAAGAGATATATTTGGAATGTTATCGTTTAATAAAAATAACCTAATTCAAATAGAACAGTCAATAAATGAACTCATTTCATTGATTAGAGATGAAATTAAAAAATAA
- a CDS encoding DUF6090 family protein yields MIKFFRKIRQKMLNENKFSKYLLYAIGEIILVVIGILIALQINNFNNSRQETKIEQSYLLSLQTEFEINLEKINNSLQNNKERVNAVEDMLTLFDANVLDTISDKAISDMLYSVFSGDATYQPSKGVLTDIISSGNLNIIKNKKLRQSLASFESKLDFLFLMRNTITNLKSKLKNHLNKNGSIRNLLMDRGREFENKSISDSRNNRQIFNSIEFENELLDYYLTISAANGPRVFGGIKEQIEQILVEIDLEIN; encoded by the coding sequence GTGATAAAATTTTTTCGAAAAATTCGACAAAAAATGCTGAATGAAAACAAATTCAGTAAGTATCTACTCTATGCCATTGGAGAAATTATATTGGTTGTAATTGGAATATTAATTGCATTACAGATTAATAATTTTAATAATAGTAGACAAGAAACAAAAATAGAACAATCGTATTTATTGTCGTTGCAAACTGAATTTGAAATTAACTTAGAGAAAATAAATAATAGTCTTCAAAACAACAAGGAAAGAGTAAATGCAGTAGAGGATATGTTGACTTTATTTGATGCGAATGTACTAGACACAATAAGTGATAAGGCTATATCAGATATGTTGTATTCAGTTTTTTCTGGCGACGCAACCTATCAACCTTCAAAAGGAGTTTTAACCGATATTATCAGTTCAGGGAATCTTAATATAATTAAAAATAAAAAACTAAGACAAAGTCTGGCTTCATTTGAAAGCAAATTAGATTTTTTATTTTTAATGCGAAATACCATTACTAATTTAAAGAGTAAATTAAAAAACCATTTAAATAAGAATGGAAGTATACGAAATTTGTTGATGGATAGAGGTCGTGAATTTGAAAACAAATCAATTTCTGATTCAAGGAATAATAGGCAAATATTTAATTCTATTGAATTTGAAAATGAGCTTTTAGATTATTATCTAACAATTTCAGCTGCCAATGGGCCAAGAGTTTTTGGCGGAATAAAAGAGCAAATTGAACAAATTTTAGTTGAAATTGATTTAGAAATTAACTAA
- a CDS encoding DinB family protein, protein MRNLKKITILTSIMVLSSFFQPIFSQKNDFIKEYLERLENSRKYLILIAETMPEDKYDFKATPESMSFSENLMHIGWAMDWHSQSLMGGREARDWNTDIELKIDNKSKQEMIDKIDETFSKTIEFIANFDIKRLDERLDYFGSNRTKRQVLLLLADHITHHRGQMLVYMRLNGLKPPRYVLYQ, encoded by the coding sequence ATGAGAAACTTAAAAAAAATTACAATTCTGACTTCGATAATGGTATTGTCTTCATTTTTCCAACCAATCTTCAGCCAGAAAAATGACTTTATCAAGGAATATTTGGAACGATTGGAAAACTCTAGAAAATATCTTATCCTCATTGCCGAAACTATGCCAGAAGATAAATATGATTTCAAAGCAACACCAGAATCAATGAGTTTTTCCGAAAACTTAATGCACATTGGATGGGCCATGGATTGGCATAGTCAATCATTAATGGGTGGACGTGAAGCAAGGGATTGGAATACCGACATAGAGCTTAAAATAGATAACAAATCAAAACAGGAAATGATTGATAAAATAGACGAGACTTTCAGTAAAACAATTGAATTCATAGCAAATTTTGATATAAAACGATTGGATGAAAGGTTGGACTATTTTGGATCGAACAGAACAAAACGACAAGTTTTATTACTGCTTGCCGACCATATAACTCATCACAGAGGGCAAATGCTTGTTTATATGCGACTAAATGGACTGAAGCCTCCGAGATATGTCTTATATCAATAA
- a CDS encoding VOC family protein translates to MKISGKSIRAFIGSKNYTISRNFYRDLGFEEVITSKNMSYFHIGDFGFYLQDAYVKDWIDNSMIFLEVDNLESILKYIQNLKLTEKYENVRLSRIVFNEWGKEFFLHDPSGVLWHIGKFNSKEL, encoded by the coding sequence ATGAAAATATCAGGAAAATCTATTAGGGCTTTTATAGGTTCTAAGAATTACACAATTTCTCGAAACTTTTACAGAGATTTAGGTTTTGAGGAAGTAATTACTTCAAAAAATATGTCATACTTCCACATTGGTGATTTCGGATTTTATTTGCAAGATGCATATGTTAAAGATTGGATTGATAATTCAATGATTTTCTTGGAAGTGGATAATTTGGAAAGTATTTTGAAATATATACAGAATTTAAAATTGACCGAAAAATATGAAAATGTCAGATTATCTAGAATAGTATTTAATGAGTGGGGAAAGGAATTTTTTCTTCATGATCCTAGTGGAGTATTATGGCATATCGGAAAATTTAATTCTAAAGAATTATAG
- a CDS encoding amidohydrolase family protein, with translation MKRIIFGIICSIFLLSFISCKNKEIQADIVITNVNIIDVENQITNSSQTIAIENGKIILIEPYSDSSVIKAETIIDGTNKYLIPSLWDMHTHYTTSNKHKGFLNLFMANGVLGVRDLWGSIEARDSLVASNTLMPRIFLSGHIIDGPFTLLQGTLQPKSADEAIHLVDSLHQKGADFIKVYDDLSKDIYEAISLKCKELNLPFTGHTPDIITAIDASELGQKSIEHLNGIFESCSSQQSRIDSLEVVFKHAFMQRNIPNAIKAFTEIGTLYSSTLDEDELNKLSNTLVKNKTFITPTLITLNNHWYRKEVDFTKDSINKYIPLEMFNGWDPNNEFPTNMFPEETWESGKKMVSIAKTITNKLNKNGVKLLAGTDCGVSYVVPGFSIHNELKLLVKSGLTNGEALQTATINPSLYFNLSDSLGTVTENKIADLVLLNNNPLEKIENTQTIFGVIQNGKYLDRNRLNELLKNAEIIK, from the coding sequence ATGAAAAGAATAATTTTTGGAATAATTTGTTCAATCTTTCTTTTATCTTTTATAAGCTGTAAGAACAAAGAAATTCAAGCTGACATAGTAATCACTAATGTGAATATAATCGATGTCGAAAATCAAATTACAAATTCAAGTCAGACCATTGCGATTGAAAATGGAAAAATAATTTTAATCGAACCTTATTCGGATTCTAGTGTAATTAAAGCCGAAACCATAATTGATGGCACAAACAAATATCTAATTCCAAGTTTATGGGATATGCATACCCATTATACAACTTCAAACAAGCATAAAGGCTTTCTCAATCTATTCATGGCCAATGGTGTTTTGGGAGTACGAGATTTATGGGGAAGCATTGAAGCACGGGATTCACTTGTGGCATCAAATACACTTATGCCAAGAATTTTTCTTTCAGGACATATAATAGATGGTCCATTTACATTATTGCAGGGTACATTACAACCTAAATCGGCTGATGAGGCAATCCATCTTGTAGACTCCTTACATCAAAAGGGAGCTGATTTCATAAAGGTTTATGATGACCTTTCCAAAGACATTTACGAGGCAATTTCACTGAAATGCAAAGAACTGAATTTGCCTTTTACGGGTCATACGCCAGATATTATTACTGCGATTGATGCTTCGGAATTGGGTCAAAAAAGTATAGAACATTTAAACGGTATTTTTGAATCTTGTTCATCTCAACAAAGTAGAATAGATAGTTTAGAAGTTGTCTTTAAGCATGCCTTTATGCAAAGAAATATCCCAAACGCAATTAAGGCATTTACTGAAATTGGAACTTTATATTCTAGTACATTAGATGAAGATGAGCTAAATAAATTGTCTAATACTCTTGTCAAAAACAAAACATTTATTACACCTACCTTAATAACTTTGAATAATCATTGGTACAGAAAAGAAGTTGATTTTACAAAAGATTCAATAAACAAATACATTCCACTTGAAATGTTTAATGGATGGGATCCGAATAATGAGTTTCCAACCAATATGTTTCCTGAAGAAACTTGGGAATCTGGCAAGAAAATGGTGTCCATTGCTAAAACTATTACTAATAAATTAAATAAGAATGGAGTAAAACTTCTCGCCGGAACTGACTGTGGTGTTTCATATGTTGTACCAGGATTTAGCATACATAATGAACTAAAACTATTGGTAAAAAGTGGATTAACTAATGGAGAAGCCCTGCAAACCGCCACAATTAATCCATCGTTATATTTTAATTTATCCGATTCATTAGGAACAGTAACTGAAAATAAAATTGCTGATTTAGTATTACTAAATAATAATCCTCTTGAAAAAATCGAAAATACACAGACCATTTTTGGTGTCATTCAAAACGGCAAATATCTAGACAGGAATAGACTAAATGAGCTTCTTAAAAATGCGGAAATTATAAAATAG